One part of the Anopheles coustani chromosome 2, idAnoCousDA_361_x.2, whole genome shotgun sequence genome encodes these proteins:
- the LOC131263244 gene encoding aurora kinase B — protein MDVFETISDNGDVTHSEVLHTTIKMMQHPAYENPYEWSTADFEVGRPLGRGKFGRVYLSRERETGFMVAMKVMFKSQLTKWNVEKQLLREIEIQSRLKHKHILRLYTWFHDDRRIYLALELAAQGELYKHLKASPKGRFDERRSARYISQVADALNYCHANHVIHRDLKPENILLTDDDNIKLADFGWSAHTKSNKRKTMCGTLDYLPPEMVDGKHYDDSVDQWCLGILCYEFLVGNPPFESQNTQNTYEKIRRIDIVYPRHLSKGAIDLISKLLRIPSSSRITLRNVMNHPWVLQMQK, from the exons ATGGATGTTTTTGAAACGATTAGTGATAACGGAGATGTAACCCACTCGGAGGTGCTCCATACGACCATCAAAATGATGCAGCACCCTGCCTACGAGAATCCGTACGAGTGGTCAACAGCCGACTTTGAAGTCGGCCGTCCGCTTGGTCGTGGTAAATTCGGTCGCGTCTACCTATCCAGAGAACGCGAGACCGGTTTTATGGTGGCAATGAAAGTGATGTTCAAGTCGCAGCTTACTAAGTGGAACGTCGAAAAGCAGCTGCTACGTGAGATCGAAATTCAATCGCGtctcaaacacaaacacattctcCGTCTCTACACCTGGTTCCATGACGATCGGCGTATCTACCTAGCGCTCGAGTTGGCCGCTCAAGGCGAGCTGTACAAGCACCTGAAGGCTTCGCCAAAGGGACGCTTTGATGAACGTCGTTCGGCGCGGTACATATCGCAAGTGGCCGATGCTCTCAACTACTGCCACGCGAACCATGTTATCCACCGGGATCTGAAGCCAGAAAACATTCTGCtcaccgacgacgacaacatCAAGCTGGCCGATTTCGGCTGGTCCGCGCACACCAAGTCGAACAAGCGCAAGACGATGTGCGGCACACTCGATTACCTTCCTCCGGAGATGGTGGACGGCAAGCATTACGACGATTCGGTCGATCAGTGGTGTTTGGGTATTCTGTGCTACGAGTTTCTCGTAGGTAACCCGCCGTTTGAATCACAGAACACGCAGAATACGTATGAAAAGATCCGACGGATCGATATCGTTTATCCGCGCCACTTGAGTAAGGGGGCAATCGATCTCATCTCGAAG ctcTTGCGCATTCCAAGCAGTTCCCGTATTACGCTGCGCAACGTCATGAATCATCCGTGGGTCTTACAGATGCAGAAATAA
- the LOC131264135 gene encoding fibrinogen C domain-containing protein 1-like, which translates to MSKLNFIQDKLQDIDHSVKLNGNKQHLAEHGRQAGENRLDQPFAQEPVVPDVVVKLESLERKVNGSEVSLQQKLDAIARSLQARITALEDKMDRMADNMKARENAHQNALRAMENVLVAKMNQLQESLRNTVPTMQNECNDVMLVENRLIGNPNHAGNNQNDAVQLPDQEEASTDLIPAAKADDQTYRSCREVRSGLSGQYQIQLKPHSKPLHVYCEQNKHGGGWTVFQYRYNGQQDFYQNWTKYRDGFGDLSGEFWLGLENLHQMTFHRRHELLVEVTDFSGNYGYAHYDDFVIGSEEEQYVLKQLGKYNGTADDSMSYNLGGKFTTADRNNDEYDNPINCAVDRQGAWWYVMCTKANLNGRYQNSLNSLSSMYWYFSTHERRCLAYSRMMVREVLYY; encoded by the coding sequence ATGAGCAAGCTCAACTTTATCCAAGACAAGCTGCAGGACATAGACCACAGCGTGAAGCTGAACGGGAACAAACAGCATCTCGCCGAGCATGGCCGGCAGGCAGGGGAGAACCGGCTCGATCAACCCTTTGCGCAGGAACCAGTGGTTCCCGACGTTGTGGTGAAACTGGAAAGTCTGGAGCGTAAAGTGAATGGGAGCGAGGTGAGTTTGCAGCAAAAATTGGATGCGATTGCCCGGAGTTTGCAAGCAAGAATAACGGCGTTGGAGGACAAAATGGACCGAATGGCGGACAATATGAAGGCGAGAGAGAACGCTCACCAGAATGCACTGCGTGCGATGGAGAACGTGTTGGTGGCCAAAATGAACCAGTTGCAGGAATCTTTGCGCAATACAGTGCCTACAATGCAGAACGAGTGCAATGATGTAATGCTTGTCGAAAACAGGCTAATCGGCAACCCGAATCATGctggaaacaatcaaaacgaTGCCGTGCAGCTCCCCGACCAAGAGGAAGCTTCTACCGACTTGATCCCTGCAGCTAAGGCGGATGATCAAACCTACAGATCGTGCCGGGAAGTACGCTCGGGGCTGTCGGGACAATACCAAATCCAGCTAAAGCCCCATTCCAAACCGTTGCACGTTTACTGTGAACAGAATAAACATGGCGGAGGCTGGACTGTGTTCCAGTATCGGTACAACGGGCAGCAAGACTTCTACCAAAATTGGACCAAGTACCGGGACGGTTTCGGTGATCTTAgtggcgagttttggttgggTCTAGAAAATCTTCATCAGATGACTTTCCATCGTCGACACGAGTTGTTGGTCGAGGTAACGGACTTTTCAGGCAACTACGGGTACGCGCATTACGATGACTTTGTGATCGGAAGCGAGGAAGAGCAGTACGTGCTGAAACAGTTGGGCAAATACAATGGTACCGCTGATGATTCGATGTCCTACAACTTGGGTGGGAAGTTTACCACCGCGGATCGCAATAATGACGAGTATGACAACCCGATAAACTGCGCCGTTGATCGGCAAGGGGCATGGTGGTACGTCATGTGTACCAAGGCAAATCTAAACGGGCGTTACCAGAACTCGCTGAACAGTCTATCGTCTATGTACTGGTACTTTTCAACGCACGAGCGCCGATGTCTGGCCTATTCGAGGATGATGGTTCGAGAGGTCCTTTACTATTGA